The Candidatus Hydrogenedentota bacterium DNA segment GTCATTCGGGACTGGATGCAGTGGTACAACCAGGAGCGCCCGCATCAGGCCTTGGGCTATCAGAGCCCGGTTCAATATCGGGCGCAACAACTCACGCAGGTGGCTTGATTTCAGGGGAGC contains these protein-coding regions:
- a CDS encoding integrase core domain-containing protein, producing VIRDWMQWYNQERPHQALGYQSPVQYRAQQLTQVA